GCGCGCTGCTCCCCGGCACCGGCGCGGAATTCGTACGGCGCTGGACGGGATCGAGCGAAGTCGTCCTCGCGGAGGCGGCCCTCGCCGCACTCGCCCGCACCGACCGGCCCGACGAGGCCCTGCCCGAACTGCTCACGCACACCGGCACGGACCGGGCCCGCGTCGCCGTGTACGCGGCCACGTCCGTCTCCCGACGCGTGGCGCCCTCCCGGCTGGCCGGGCTGCTGCGCGACGTGCTGCTCTCCCCGACCGCCAAGGTGACCAGCCGCAAGGAGGCCGCCAGGCTCGCCGCGGCCCGGCTCCCCGTCGTACAGGCCGCCGAGCTGATCACGGAGGCGTACGGGCAGCCGGACACCCACCGCGATGTGCGGGCCGCCTGCGTCGCGTTCGCGGGCGGACTGCTGGTCGACGACCGGGTCTGGGCGATGCTGCGCGACGCGGCGGGCGGCCTCCCCGTCCTGCGGACCGCCGTCCTTCGCGTCCTGCCGCTGGAGCTGGCGGCACCGTACCGGGAGAGGTACGCGCGGCTGGTCAGGGATGTCTGCGACACCGACGACGAGGAGACCGCGGCCGTCGCCTACACGGCACTCGCCCGCTGGGCCCCCTGGTCGCCCGACGCCCCCGAAGTCCTCGCGGCAGCGGCGGCCGACCTGGACAGGCGCCGCACCTGGCGGTTCGCGGTGGAGGGCCTCGTCGTCGCCGCAGCAGCTTCCGCCGAGGGCGGGCGCGGGGTCGCGCAGGCGCTGGGAGCGCTGGCAGCGGCGGGCGACGTACCGGACGCGGAAGAGCGGCGTGACCGGCCGGCCAGGCAGCGGATCACCCACCTGGTGATGCGGCTGAACGCCTCCGCCTACGCGGATGCCGAAGCGGTGCGTCCGGCCGCGCTGGCCGCCTCCGAACTGCTCGCCGGGCACGAGGAGTACGCGGCACAGAGCGCCGAACTCCTGGTGGCCCACCTCGATCTCGGGGCGGGCGCGCAGGAGCTGCAGGCCTCCCTCGACCGGCTCGCCGCCGTCACCGAGGGCCGCCCGGCGCTCGCCGCCCGTACCGCGGCGAGCCTCGCGGGTCGATGTGACGCCGGGGACAACAAGGGCGGTGACCTCGCGGTCCTGGAGACCGTGGCCCGCACGCTGGCCGGTCACGGCGGCCCTGCGCAGGGGCTGTTCGCCTCGGCGATCGTCGAGGCCGGAGGGTCCCGTACGGACTGGGCCGCCCCGTGGCGCGAGCAGTTGAGGGCGCTGCGCCGGCACCCGGTGGCGGACGTACGGGACGCGGCGCTGGCCGAGGTGACGGCGTACGAAGGGGCGTACTAGGAGGCTTGATCCACCATCCGGTGGCGGCTCCCCTTGAGCGCAATAGCACAATCGACGTGACAACACCCCCGACCGAACAGGGACCCCGCACGTGGATCTGCTGACCCAACTGCGTACCCACCGGATCGTCGCCATCGTGCGCGGCGACGACGCGGACGCAAGCCTCAGGACCGTACTCGCCCTCGCAGAGGAGGGCATTCCGCTCATCGAGGTCTCGCTCAGCGGCAAGGACGCCGTCGACGTCATCCGCCGGGCCCGGGCGGCCCTCGGCCCCGACGCCCCGCTCGGCGCCGGCACCGTACTGACCGCAGAGGACGCGCAGGCGGTCCATGAGGCGGGCGCCGACTTCGTCGTCACGCCGGCCGTCTGCGCGGGGATATCGGAGGCCAAGCGGCTCCAACTCCCCGTCCTCGCCGGGGTGATGA
The sequence above is drawn from the Streptomyces sp. NBC_01465 genome and encodes:
- a CDS encoding bifunctional 4-hydroxy-2-oxoglutarate aldolase/2-dehydro-3-deoxy-phosphogluconate aldolase — encoded protein: MDLLTQLRTHRIVAIVRGDDADASLRTVLALAEEGIPLIEVSLSGKDAVDVIRRARAALGPDAPLGAGTVLTAEDAQAVHEAGADFVVTPAVCAGISEAKRLQLPVLAGVMTPTDIVAAQELGADVLKLFPAEHAGGPAYLRALRGPFPNVPFVPVGGVDTEVARTYLAQGALAVGAGSPLIGDAADGGSIDALRTRARAFADAVRTVEAVR